In Scomber scombrus unplaced genomic scaffold, fScoSco1.1 SCAFFOLD_256, whole genome shotgun sequence, the genomic stretch atagtcagtatgaacaggaggaatgagtACAGCACTTAATATTAACTTGTTTATAATCTTgtgaactggtcctttaaaactgCCTcatgtcctcccttccttcctcccttccttccctcctttcctccatcccttccctcctttaaattctgcctctctgtctgttcCTCTCACCTCTCGGCCCGTCAGCGTGTGTCTGGCCAGTTTGACTTTGGCGAAGTTTCCCTTCCCGATGGTCTTCAGTAGTCTGTAGTTTCCGACGTGCGGCTGTTCGTCTGCGGCCGACGTGACGGAGCTTCGG encodes the following:
- the LOC133976781 gene encoding serine/threonine-protein kinase MARK1-like, with amino-acid sequence MSSRVRLTPVSEAEQPKPSDGLPEPPAPPTKSSSRHSLPRCRSSVTSAADEQPHVGNYRLLKTIGKGNFAKVKLARHTLTGRE